The segment TCAGGAGGAGCTGACGAGTCTGTACGACTCGATCTTCGACAAGTTCGACACGGATCAGAGCGGTTCCGTGGATCTGGAGGAGTTCAGATCGGAGATGAAGAAGATCGTGCTAGCGATTGCCGACGGGCTCGGATCGTGTCCGATCACGATGGCGTTGGATGACAATGATGATAATTTGCTGAAGAAGGCGGCGGATCTGGAAGCTTCGAAGCTCGAGAAGAAGGCTTCGTGATGAACGATGATTTAAATGGTTCTTTTTAAAGTGTTCTTCGTCTTCGTTGTTGCTTATGTAGTGTTTGTTTGTGATGTAAGcaatatgaataataataataaaggcCTTTCGATTTGTGAAATTTGAATTATTGAATTTCTCTATGATATATTAGAAAAGGGAAGATGAATTTAACGAACTGGGAAACAAAAAAGAATCGAATCTAGTGAATTTAACGAACTGGGAAACACCTTAGATGATGATAATT is part of the Raphanus sativus cultivar WK10039 unplaced genomic scaffold, ASM80110v3 Scaffold1632, whole genome shotgun sequence genome and harbors:
- the LOC130504518 gene encoding uncharacterized protein LOC130504518, with product MGVVVIDGSTVRSFVEDEEQFKKTIDERFAALDLNNDGVLSRSELRKTFESMRLLESHFGVDVVTPQEELTSLYDSIFDKFDTDQSGSVDLEEFRSEMKKIVLAIADGLGSCPITMALDDNDDNLLKKAADLEASKLEKKAS